From the genome of Onthophagus taurus isolate NC chromosome 5, IU_Otau_3.0, whole genome shotgun sequence, one region includes:
- the LOC111417180 gene encoding centrosomal protein 20-like — MMETTEKDLVNAVRDSLKNDGHLGRVKAELRSAIMSVLNKNCKEDNVPQLPDETKLINDLIREYLAWNGYVYSEQVLAAESSQHSERLPRDNLAAKLNVADDERTAKIPLLYYVVAAFQNQESDGS, encoded by the exons ATGATGGAAACGACAGAAAAAGACCTCGTTAACg CCGTGAGGGATTCGTTAAAAAACGATGGACATTTGGGGCGAGTTAAAGCCGAATTGAGATCGGCGATTATGTCAgtgttgaataaaaattgcaaagagGATAACGTGCCTCAATTGCCCGACGAAACGAAACTGATCAACGATTTAATACGAGAATATTTAGCGTGGAACGGATACGTTTATTCGGAACAGGTGTTAGCGGCCGAATCAAGTCAGCACTCCGAACGGCTTCCCAGAGATAATTTAGCGGCTAAATTAAACGTGGCCGACGACGAAAGAACCGCCAAAATACCCCTTTTGTATTACGTCGTCGCGGCTTTTCAAAATCAAGAAAGTGACGGATCATAA
- the LOC111417157 gene encoding sodium-independent sulfate anion transporter-like: protein MHKKPLDFLVKVCPILGWIGDYNGEKAVADFIAGVTVGLTLIPQTMAYAALAGLEPQYGLYSSLCGGIIYAIFGTVPQLSIAPTALLSLLTMTYTSQISFGNVQATILLCFFSGLVELLCGIFHLGFLVDFVSTPVVVGLTSAGAILIASAQIKSVLGLQYRAEKFIDIWRKIFEHVGETNFYDAALSLICCCLLLLLRQLKDFSSSPGEMKKNRQRSYKVILWFICVSRNAIVVITSSVIAYFWCVDNQKRFTFSGQVPSGLPTISLPPFQITTNNHTLTFPEIIGELGTAILVMPALAILANIAVAKSFSKGKVVNASQEMTAIGICNLTSSLLSSMPINASFSRAAVTNASGVKTPFSGVYSSIIVLLSLTFLTPYFSYIPKAALASVIICAVIFMVETTIAHHIWKLHKIDIIPLTSTFFACLFLGIEIGIVIGIFVDLLMLLFYISRPKLEAHRVIIEGNEYLKIVPSSSIYYPSAEYIRNRIIKSGVLIEKNKGGKVVIIDCSRISKTDYTTAKCLGSLADDLQKGGKTIAFLKLEPHLTKMLSKTCRNCIFAFTDDVLVEILKERRNSDILNSYKSIQISNGDLPAIFETVESKM, encoded by the exons ATGCACAAAAAGCCCTTGGATTTCCTCGTAAAAGTGTGCCCCATTTTGGGATGGATCGGAGATTACAATGGTGAAAAAGCTGTGGCAGATTTCATCGCTGGAGTTACAGTTGGATTAACACTCATTCCCCAAACGATGGCTTACGCCGCTTTGGCCGGATTAGAACCACaa TATGGTTTATATTCTTCACTTTGCGGTGGAATTATTTATGCGATTTTCGGGACTGTTCCGCAACTCAGCATCGCCCCAACAGCGTTACTTTCTTTGTTAACGATGACTTATACGAGTCAAATTAGTTTTGGAAATGTTCAAGCAACAATTTTGTTATGTTTCTTTTCTGGACTCGTTGAATTACTTTGCGGGATTTTTCATTTAGGATTTTTAGTTGATTTTGTTTCAACTCCCGTTGTGGTCGGGTTAACATCGGCTGGGGCGATTCTTATCGCTTCTGCACAAATTAAAAGTGTTTTGGGGTTACAGTATCGAGCGGAAAAGTTTATCGATATTTggagaaaaatttttgaacacGTTGGGGAAACTAATTTTTACGACGCCGCTTTAAGCCTGATTTGTTGCTgcttattattgttattaagg caattaaaagatttttcttcATCTCCTGGTGAAATGAAAAAGAATCGTCAAAGATCgtacaaagtaattttatggtttatttgCGTTAGTAGAAACGCTATTGTAGTTATTACTAGTTCGGTTATTGcttatttttggtgtgttgatAATCAAAAACGTTTCACATTCTCag gtCAAGTTCCTTCCGGATTACCAACAATATCTCTTCCGCCGTTTCAAATAACAACCAATAATCACACCTTAACTTTTCCCGAAATAATTGGAGAACTTGGAACTGCTATTTTAGTGATGCCAGCTTTAGCTATTTTGGCAAATATAGCGGTCGCCAAAAGTTTTT CTAAAGGAAAGGTTGTGAATGCATCCCAAGAAATGACGGCAATCGGAATTTGCAACTTAACCAGTTCGCTTTTAAGCTCGATGCCGATAAATGCTTCGTTTTCCAGAGCGGCTGTCACTAATGCAAGCGGGGTTAAAACCCCTTTTTCGGGGGTTTATTCATCAATAATTGTGTTGTTATCCCTCACCTTTTTAACGccttatttttcttatattcccAAAGCTGCTTTAGCTTCAGTTATTATTTGCGCCGTTATATTTATGGTTGAAACAACGATAGCGCACCATATTTGGAAATTACATA AAATAGATATTATTCCATTAACATCAACATTTTTCGCGTGTTTATTCCTAGGAATTGAAATAGGGATCGTTATTGGGATTTTTgtcgatttattaatgttgttattttacatttcaaGACCTAAATTAGAAGCACATCGAGttatt aTTGAAGGAAACGAGTATTTAAAAATCGTCCCCTCTTCGTCCATTTATTACCCCTCGGCCGAATACATCCGAAATCGCATCATAAAAAGTGGGGTTTTAATCGAAAAGAATAAGGGGGGAAAAGTTGTGATTATAGATTGTTCTAGAATAAGTAAAACCGATTATACAACGGCtaag tgTTTGGGATCTTTAGCTGATGATTTACAAAAAGGCGGAAAAACTATCGCATTTTTGAAGCTTGAGCCGCATTTAACCAAAATGTTATCGAAAACTTGTCGAAATTGCATTTTTGCCTTTACAGATGATGTTTTAGTGGAAATTTTAAAag AACGAAGAAATTCCGATATTTTAAACAGTTACAAAAGCATACAAATATCAAACGGAGATTTACCAGCAATTTTCGAAACCGTCGAGTCGAAAATGtga
- the LOC139429745 gene encoding sodium-independent sulfate anion transporter-like produces MAKEKRILLKFLYQRFPIVQWAPKYNTSNLTSDIIAGITVGLTVMPQSLAYATLGGLEPQYGLYSAFMGCFIYAIFGGCKDITIGPTALMALMTYQQIANRSVDYAVLLCFICGLVQLFMAVLNLGVLVDFISIPVTVGFTSATSVIIAASQLKGLFGLKYTSSGFIDTVSKTFQNIHNTRYPDLLLGIICIIILLLLRKLKEFKFYGNDEKPTKTQKYLSKFIWLFATSRNALVVIFSSLAAFLYETKGSGSPFLLTGNVKAGLPPFKLPPFETSFNNQTVEFSGMLSDLGASMILVPVISVLGNVAIAKAFASGQQIDATQELLTLSLCNIFGSFFSSMPVTGSFSRSAVNHASGVQTPLGGVFTGIMVLLALSFLTPYFSFIPKTSLAAVIICAVIFMIEYEVVKPMWRSNKKDLIPTFATFLLCLIVGVELGILIGVSINLIFLLYPSARPKCTVDILRSPTGNEYILITPGYSLYFPSIDFIKSNIAKQAFNSPHLPVVLDCRFVQNIDFTAAKGIANLIKEFSLRNQRILFLNPSEEFILVYRGVIHKDFQYISSNEELQNVLEDNGPSENDNLLTNGVTIELKEILSGNHENSDKK; encoded by the exons ATGGCCAAAGAAAAACGAAtcctattaaaatttttataccaacGTTTTCCAATCGTTCAATGGGCACCAAAATACAACACATCGAACTTAACCAGTGATATAATAGCGGGAATAACCGTGGGATTAACCGTGATGCCCCAAAGTTTGGCGTACGCCACATTAGGAGGATTGGAACCACAA tacgGTTTATACTCAGCGTTTATGGGTTGTTTCATTTACGCAATATTCGGCGGTTGTAAAGATATAACAATAGGTCCAACGGCGCTTATGGCATTAATGACCTATCAACAAATCGCAAATAGAAGCGTGGATTACGCGGTGTTATTGTGTTTCATTTGCGGATTAGTCCAATTATTTATGGCGGTTTTAAATTTGGGAGTTTTAGTCGATTTTATATCGATTCCCGTTACCGTTGGATTTACCTCAGCTACTTCAGTAATAATTGCGGCGTCTCAATTAAAAGGATTATTCGGATTGAAATACACCTCATCCGGATTTATCGATACCGTTTCGAAAACGTTTCAAAACATTCATAACACAAGATATCCAGATTTATTATTGggaataatttgtattattattttattacttttacgA AAACTCAaagaatttaagttttatggTAATGATGAAAAACCGACGAAGACGCAAAAGTATTTGTCGAAATTTATTTGGTTGTTTGCGACCTCCAGGAACGCTTTGgttgttattttttcttctttagcggcttttttgtatgaaactaAAGGGAGTGGATCTCCGTTTTTGTTAACGGGGAATGTAAAAGCTGGATTACCGCCGTTTAAGCTCCCCCCGTTTGAAACTAGCTTTAATAATCAAACGGTTGAATTTTCGGGGATGTTATCCGATTTAGGAGCTTCCATGATTCTCGTTCCCGTCATTTCAGTTTTGGGGAATGTTGCGATCGCTAAAGCTTTCg caAGTGGACAACAAATTGACGCAACCCAAGAACTTTTAACATTATCgttatgtaacatttttggcTCATTCTTTAGCTCAATGCCAGTAACGGGGTCTTTTTCGCGATCGGCTGTGAATCACGCCAGTGGGGTACAAACACCTTTAGGAGGCGTTTTTACAG GGATAATGGTGTTATTAGCTTTGAGCTTTTTAACTCCATACTTCTCATTCATCCCGAAAACTTCGTTAGCGGCCGTTATAATTTGCGCTGTTATCTTTATGATTGAATATGAAGTCGTTAAACCGATGTGGAGGTCGAATAAAAAGGATTTAATTCCAACGTTCGCCACGTTTTTGTTGTGTTTAATCGTTGGTGTTGAACTAGGAATCTTAATTGGGGTCtcaatcaatttaatttttttgttgtaccCATCCGCGAGGCCAAAATGCACCGTGGATATTTTAAGGTCACCAACAGGAAACGAATATATCTTAATAACACCTGGTTACAGCCTATATTTTCCTtcaatcgattttattaaatcaaacaTCGCCAAACAAGCTTTTAATTCGCCACATCTCCCGGTGGTTCTCGATTGTCGATTCGTACAAA ATATCGATTTTACAGCCGCTAAAGGGATAGCAAACTTAATCAAGGAGTTTTCGTTAAGAAATCAACGAATTCTTTTCTTAAACCCCAGCGAGGAatttattttggtttataGAGGGGTTATCCATAAAGATTTCCAATACATTTCTTCCAATGAGGAGTTACAAAACGTTTTAGAAG ATAATGGACCATCAGAGAATGACAATTTGTTGACGAATGGGGTTACGATTGAATTGAAGGAAATTTTGTCTGGAAATCATGAAAATagtgataaaaaataa